CAAGACTATCTTTACGGCGTTTATAACGTTCTACTTCTTCTTTATGCATCGAAGCTACATTATTTACAAAGAAATCCATAATTCTATTTGATATCTTAACTTTCGGATTCTCACAACGAGTAAATTGCTCAAAATGACTCTTCCCTTTCTCTTTCCAAAAAACATAAAAATCTGATTTATCTAAAGAACAATCAATCTGGTCTTTTTTAACAATCTTTATACTTCCAACACAATATGATTCATAGTAAAAAAAGTCTTTAACTCCTTTTAAACGAAACTCATCAGACTTCTTTTTTATAATTGAATCTATGGATTGTCCAAAAAAATGATTTGTGAAGAATAAAAGAACTACGATGAATAACTGCTTCATAATTCTTTACTTTCATTCAACTTCAACAATAACTCCTCTAATTGCAAAATCGGCATTTTCACGACAGATTCAACCTGTATATCATCGGAAGTTATAATCAAAACACCTTCTTTATCTTCTTCATATCCAGCTGGCACAGCATAGAAATTCGGATTTGAAATTACTGTTTCTCTTTTGCCATCTTTAAACCAGCCGTAATTGGCTTCGTAAATAATTTTATCCTCAAAAAAAGAAATATTTTCTTCACCATAAGTATTCCATAACGACATTCTAAGAAGATAAAAACCTAAAAGAGAAAATATTCCGATTCCGATAAAAAAGCCAATATGTAACCCAAATCCGAGGACTACACTAAAAATCGCTCCAAATATTGGAAAAACGAAAAAGGAAAAGGAAAATAAAAACATTACTAATCGAACCAAAAATGGAGATTTTTTTACTTTTAGATTAAGAATGTTGTTTTCATAATTATACTGCTTCATTTTACTTTTATTTAGAACAATATTCAATCTCTCTTTCTATGCTACTTTCTACTCTACCTTCTCTAAAATATGTTTTTTTTATCCAATTTTTGTATTTATCAAAAACTGTCTCAATAGTAGTTGTAACAACTTTTTCTTCCGTTTCATTATAGAAATCACTTTTCGATTTATACACTATCTTTTCAGAATTTTTAAAAGTCTTATAATAATCTCTAATCTTTTTCTTAGGACCATAGAAATAAACATAATAAGACATAGAATCTTTTGAAGTCCAAGTAGCTTCAGATCTTTCTAAAAAATCCTTATCATATTTTTCTATAATATTCAATTCAAACTGATTGTTTTTGAGCATCTTAGTAACTTCTTTAAGAGAGTATCTTGGACTTATTTTTGTAACTATTGTAGTATCTTTGTCTTTTTTGTATTCATACAATGTTTGTTTCTCTGGATAAAATGACATTTTGTAGCCTTTATTAGATTCACTTGTAACTAATGTTTCACCCTTTTCATTTTCTGTATTATGATATAAATCTTCAATCAACTGATTCTGATTATTATATCTATAAACCCTGAAATCTTTTAAAGTGTCATTAACATAACGCTCCTGTTTCATAACTAAATTTTTAAAAAATCTGTTTATGTACTTTTCTTTGTAATTCTCATCACTAAATATTTTTGTAGAGTCTGGATATTCAGAATTACCACTGTAATATTGATTTATAAAATCAAATTTCAGCAAACCATTATTTCTTGAAATAGCAGTAATTCTTTCTAAGGCATCAAATTCTACTTTTCTCCATGAATCTTTACTGGCTTTATCATAAAGATTCAAAGATTGGACTTTTCCATTCTTAAAAAAATAAACTTCCGAAACAGTTCTTACAGAATCCGTTTTTGAAGTCATTCTTTCAATTCTCAAAGTTTTAATTGTAATTTTTTTGACACAACCTTTGTAATCAATATCTCTAGGTAAAAGCATCTCTTTTTTGATGTTTCTTTCCTGAGAAAAAATAAAAGAATTAATTAACAAAACAATAAAAAGATAAAGTTTTTTCATTGGTTAGAGGCTTAAATAAATTAAGGTGTTTTTGAATAGAATATTATACTTCTAACTTCCAAGCTTACCATATCTTTGCTGATCAGAAAAATAAAGAATAATTTTTTTCCCATTCTTTTTATAAGGATAAAATAATTCATAATTGCCATTGTAGGAACTATATCGCAATTCGTCACTGCCTTTTTCAAAAATATTCTCTAAATAATCCCTTTCTTCTTTAGTAGTTTTATAAAGAAATCTTCTTTTTTTGGGTTGTATTGTATCCTTTAAACTTCCTTCGTAATATTCATTAAATCCTAAATAAACGGGAGCACCTTTAATAGAATCTTTTACGATTACTGTTACACTTGGAAAATGTTTATCGGTTCCAGATAAAATTTCTAAAATATCCGAAGTTTCTATTATATACTTTTCAGAAAAACTATAATTTACCAATTTATCACTGTTGGCTTTATTTGCAGCAATAATAGATTCAGCAGATTTTATTAATAGTTTTTCTTTCTTGCTAGTTGTTAAATAATCTCCTCCAAATAAAATAATCGCTATTATTGGGAAAATCATTGTCAGAGTTAAAAATTTCCATTTATTCGTTTTTGAATCAATAGTGTCAAGGTTATGCTTTTCTGCAATGCGGGTTAAATTAAACATGATGTTAATAATCAATGAACCAACCATTAAAGCAAGAATTCCTAAAACACTCAAATAAAAGGATTCTGTCATGTTTTCTCTAAATACTTTTAATCCAAAAACCTGAATTAGAATAAAAGTAAAAACCCAATAAACTAATAAAAGTATTGCTGTAATACCTATTACATTACTTAATCGTACTATTTGTTTTGCATTCATGAATTATCAAATTATTTGTTTTTTTTAATCAATTATTATTTGTTTCGGACTAAAAATAACACATTTTTTATTACAAAAATTGAATTTACAAATGAAAAAATAAATACATTTAGATTTCTTTTTATTGTCTTCAAAACCAACTTTATGAAATTGAAATATATTTTAATTATCACATTTATTTTCATTTGCAACAATTGTTTTTCTTGTGATTGTAAACCAATTGACCGAAAAAATATGGTAGAAATAGGATTAAAGTATGAAATTGTATTTTATGGAGAAGTTATAAAAGTAGATTCAAAAAAGAGAATTTATACTTTTAAGATAATAGAACTCTTTAAAGGAAAATACAATTCTCAGTTCATTACGCAAAAGTATTTGGGTAACTGTTCTGTTACTCCATCTCTAAAACAACTTTGGATTGTTTATGCCGATTTTAATGACGATAAAACTATCGAAATAAGTGGTTGTTCTCCAAGTACTGGATTTAAGCCCTATGGGGATGACTCAATGCCTCCTCCACCAGAAATCAAAATCTCTCAAAAGATAGATGATCAAATAAACACATTGTCTTTTTATGCTTGGGATCTCAAATTTGAAAATCGAAATTTACAAGATTGGATTTATCAAATAGAGAAATTAAGAATATATAAAAAATCTCAAAAAGAAATTTCTGATAAAGAAAAAACCGAGACAAAACTTGTAACATACAGTAGATATATCATCATATCTTTGATAGTCAACATCGTATTATTTCTAACTTTAATCTTTATTATTTTTAAGAAAAAGAATTTCTCCAAATAACCAAAATCGGTTTTAAACAACGAAACAAAAGTCATATATTTGCTATCGAATAAAAAAGAATATGGAACAATTTGTAGTATCGGCGCGTAAGTATCGTCCTCAGACATTTAAAGATGTTGTGGGGCAAAAAGCCATTACCAACACTTTGTTGAATGCTATTGAAACCAACCATTTGGCTTCTGCTCTTTTATTCACAGGACCGCGTGGAGTTGGTAAAACAACCTGTGCCCGTATTTTGGCTCGAAAAATAAATCAGCCTGGATATGACGATCCTACTGAAGATTTTGCTTTCAACGTTTTTGAGCTGGATGCTGCATCAAACAACTCTGTTGATGACATTCGTAACCTAATTGATCAGGTTCGAATCCCGCCACAAACTGGACAATACAAAGTATATATCATTGACGAGGTTCATATGTTGTCTTCGGCCGCTTTTAATGCTTTCCTGAAAACATTAGAAGAACCGCCAAAACATGCTATTTTTATTTTAGCAACAACAGAAAAACACAAAATCCTTCCAACGATTTTATCTCGCTGTCAAATTTTTGATTTCAAAAGAATTACAGTAAAAGATGCTAAAGAACATTTAGCTGATGTTGCTGAAAGCCAAGGAATCAATTTCGAAGATGATGCACTTCACATTATCGCTCAAAAAGCAGATGGTGCCATGCGTGACGCTTTATCTATTTTTGACCGTGTAGTTTCATACTGCGGTACTAATTTGACACGTCAAGCCGTAACCGAAAACCTTAACGTTTTAGATTACGAGACTTATATTTCTATTACTGATTTACTTTTAGAAAATGAAATTCCAAAGCTTTTATTAGCTTATAATGACATTCTGGCTAAAGGTTTTGACGGACATCATTTTATTGCTGGATTAGCTTCTCATTTTAGAGATTTGTTAGTTAGCAAAACGCCTTCGACTATTGCTTTGTTAGAAGTTGGAGAACAAGCACAGCAAATGTATGCTGCACAATCACAGAAATGTTCTCAGGAATTCCTGCTTAAAGGAATTGATATTGCAAATGACTGTGATTTAAAATACAAATTGAGTCAGAATCAACGTCTTTTAGTTGAATTATGCTTGATGCAATTGGCCTCTATCAACTTTGATGGAGAAAAAAAAAAGTTGAGCAATTCATAATTCCGCCCGTTTATTTTAAAAACGGAGGGTATTCGATTGTTGAAGTTCCTAGCGCAAAATCTCAAATTCCAAGTTCAGAAGAAAAAACAAATGGTAATGTTAATGTCAATCCAAATGGCAATAACAACGCTACTACCGTTGTTACAAATACTGAAAACAGTTCTGTAGTTTCTGAGACTCCAAAAGTTCAGACTCCAGAACCTCCAAAGACAGCAACAGATAATACGCCTAAGGTTTCTGCATTTTCTCTTGCCAGTATCCGCAAGAAAAAAGAAATGGAAGCTAGCGGTAAAACCTACGTTAAACCTACTACTGCTTATTTAACTGAAGAATTTAACGAAACCGACATGCGTCTTCATTGGAACAAATATGCGGAACGTTTAGGTCAAAAGGGACTTAAGATCATGGAATCGATTCTATTGATCAGTGATCCAGTATTAAATGGAACAACAATTACTTACGAACTTCCAAATGAAGGTTCTAAACTAGATTTTGAAAGCCAGATGAATGGATTATTAGGCTATTTAAAAGGACATTTACATAACCACGATATTGCCATTGATATAATTGTAAACGAGGAGATTCAAACCATAAGAGCTTTCAATGATCAAGATCGATATAATCGTTTCTTAGAAATTAATCCAAACATTGAACTTTTACGCTCTACATTTGGATTAGATTTCACATAATTACTATTCTATTTATGCTGCAGTCCAAAGGTATAGACTTTCTCCAGCCATTTTTTTCTTTGTGAGTCATTAGACCCTTTTATAATTCCGATATAGCTGACTTTTACTGGTTTTACACCGCAAAATTCTAAAGTAGATTTCTTTAATTGATTAACGCTCGGTCTTCCGAAAAACAATCTATAATACCAACCTGGCTGATCTAAAGTGGTAATAATATGTGCCGTTTTTCCTTTTAATAATTTATCCCACCAAACTGAATTTTCTCTGTATTGAAAAGCCTTTCCGGGTAGAAATAAGCGATCAATAAAACCTTTTGTAATTGCAGGAAGTCCGCCCCACCAAACGGGATGTATCCAAACCAAATGATCGGCTCTTTTTATTTTTTCCCAAGATTCGAGTAAATCGGGTTCTAATTCTGTTCGTTTTTGGTAACCGAACTGTAAATTAGGATTGAATTTTAAATCAGCTATCGTAATCGTTTCAATTTGTGCTCCAGAAGCTATTGCTCCACTTTTATACGATTCTGCAATTCCGAAATTGAAGCTTTCAGGATTGGGATGTCCGTTTATAATCAGTATTTTTTTCATGTTTATGTTTTTTCAAAAATACTTTTTACAGCTTTTATTTTACTGGACAAATGTCCAAAAAAGCATTGATTTTTATTCTCCCGCGGATCTTGCAGATTCGGCAGATTATTTTTTTTCCAATCTATAGAAATTCTTTAATTTTTATAAATCAGCTCAATCTGCAAGATCTGCGAGAAACAAAAAATTATAAAACTGCTTTTCTGATTCGGCTTAAATGTCTTGGAGTAACACCTAAATAAGAAGCTAAGTATTGCAAAGGAATTAACTGTAAATAGTTCTGATGATTTTTATATAGTTCTTGATAACGCTCCGCACCAGATAATTTCTGAAAAGAAACCATTCTTTTATGTAGGTTTACAAATTCTAATTCCGTTAGTTTTCTTCCCGTTTCTTGCCAGTTAAAACCCGATTGATATAGTTTTTCCAAGGCTTTACGATTTAAAATCTGCAATTCGGTATCAGCAAGAGCCTGAATGTTTTCTTCTGCCTTTTCTTCCGTTATAAAACTCGCAAAAGAAGCCATAAATTCATTTTCAAAAGCAAAGCAATTGGTAATTTCATCACCTTTATGATTAAAAAAAAAGGAACGCAAAATTCCTTTTTTTATAAATACAATTTCATTGCAAACTTGATTTTCAGACAATAATAATTCTCCTTTTTTCAAGGTACGAAAAGTTATTAAATCATCTAAAAGATCTAATTCTTCATTTGAAAAATTCTGTATTGACTGAAAAATTGATTTCATTTATAAAACAAAATTTTATTAAATAGAGAGTAGAGTATTTTTATTGAAATGTAATTTCTTCAGTAGTCGCTTTCAAAATTTCATGATTAGATTTTTCAATTTCTATTGTGAATCTGTGTTTTTTATGAACCTCAGGTTTTAATTCAATATGCATGTAATAAATATTTACATAAGTAGGATTCAAATTATCAATTGTACTTTCAATCTCTTCTTTGTCGACATTAAGACCAAGTGCTTTAACTATACCTGAGAGCTCTGAACCTGCTGGCAAATTACCACTAAAATCTGCATTACTTTTAACAGAAATCTTAATTACTGGATATTTTTCACCATCATAACCTTTTTCACAGATACTTGTAGCATAGGCAGAGGTAGAGAATTGAAAATTTTTCTTTTTTTCAGTTACATATATAATATCCTCATGCCGAATTCCAAAACTCAACTTTTCATTTGTCTGTACATTAGGATTAGTTACATGAAAACTTATACTGCGGTAATCATAATACTTTTCAGCTGGGCAATCAGGAAAACAAGAACTTAATAAACCCAATAAATTAAAGGTTAAAATTACCGTAAATACATTTCTCTTCATTTTTCAATCTTAGAAATAACAGTTAAATTCAATTTATTAAAAGCTTAAATAATTGTAGTTGCTTTATATCTTCCCATAATACATCGCTTTCACGATACCATCAGAAAGTCCAATTTTAGGAACATAAATCTGGCGGGCTCCACTCCACTTCATTGCATTCAGATAAATTCTTGTTGCGTGGATAATTACGTCGGCACGGTCAGAGTTCAAACCTAATTCGGCAATTCTTTGTTCGTATGTCAATGAATTTAAGAAAGCATATTGCGAATTAATGTAAATGTACGAAAGTGGTTTTTCCTGCTGTTTTCCAGACATTTTAAACAACTTATTGATGTTTCCGCCAGATCCAATAAGTGTAACCTCTTCGTAATCTGCTGTATTGGTTTTAATCCATTTTTCGATTTCATCCCAAACCACATCATGCACCATATTATTCAACAAACGAACGGTTCCAGCTTTGAAAGACCTCGAAGTAATCATTTTTCCAGAAGAGAAAAGTGTAAACTCCGTACTTCCACCTCCAACATCTACAAAAAGATACGTTTCGTCAGATTTAATTAAATGATGTAAATCGGTAGAAGCGATAATCGCTGCTTCTTTTTTACCATCAATAATTTCGATTTTTATATCGGCTTTTTTCTTAATTAAAGCCACAACTTCTTTAGCATTATAAGCTTCGCGCATTGCTGAAGTTGCAAAAGCCATGTAACGTTCTATTTTATGTACTTTCATCAAAAGATTAAATGCTTTCATGGCATCCACCATTCGATCTATATTTTCTGGTGAAATTTCCCCAACTGTAAAGGCATCTTGCCCTAAACGAATTGGTACACGAACAAGGGAACTTTTGTTAAACTGCGGTTCTTTTCCTTCTTGCTCTACAACGTTAGCTATCAGAAGCCTCATGGCATTTGATCCAATATCTATTGCTGCAAACTTCCTAATATTAATCATGCTCACTAAATGATTTTGAAATTGGTATTTATTATTAATTTACTTTTTGAGGAACCTCATCGAGTGCTGCGATTTTGTTTTGATAATATTTATAGGTTTCAAATTGCGCTCTAAACGGGGCATGATGATTTTTAGGTTTATACTTATTATCCAATTTATAAGAATGGTATCTTACTTTTACATTTCCTTTCCAGGCAATGTTGAAATTATCAATTAGTTCCTTTTTAATTTCAAGGTCATAAATTGGACAGGTTACCTCAACTCTTCCATCTAAATTTCGAGTCATAAAATCGGCTGAAGAAATATAAACTTCTGTTAATCCTGCATTTCCAAAAATATAAACCCTTGTATGTTCCAAATAATTATCGACAATACTAATGGCTTCGATGTTTTCGCTCATTCCTGGAATTCCTGGAATAAGAGAACAAATTCCTCTTACTTGCAACTGGATTTTAACTCCTGCATTACTTGCCTCATACAATTTATCGATCATTTTAAAATCAGATAAACTATTCATTTTTAACTTGATATGTGTTTTTCTTCCAGCCAAAGCATGAAGAATTTCACGATCAATAAGTTTTATAAATTTGGTTCTCGTATAATGAGGCGACACAATTAAATGTTTGTATCTATGAACTCTGTAATTGATATCGAAGAATTCAAATATTTTTGATGTATCTTTTAGTATTCCCTGATGGCAGGTTAAGAGCGTTACATCGGTATAAATTTTAGCTGTTGCTTCGTTGAAATTTCCT
This portion of the Flavobacterium panacagri genome encodes:
- the dnaX gene encoding DNA polymerase III subunit gamma/tau, with product MEQFVVSARKYRPQTFKDVVGQKAITNTLLNAIETNHLASALLFTGPRGVGKTTCARILARKINQPGYDDPTEDFAFNVFELDAASNNSVDDIRNLIDQVRIPPQTGQYKVYIIDEVHMLSSAAFNAFLKTLEEPPKHAIFILATTEKHKILPTILSRCQIFDFKRITVKDAKEHLADVAESQGINFEDDALHIIAQKADGAMRDALSIFDRVVSYCGTNLTRQAVTENLNVLDYETYISITDLLLENEIPKLLLAYNDILAKGFDGHHFIAGLASHFRDLLVSKTPSTIALLEVGEQAQQMYAAQSQKCSQEFLLKGIDIANDCDLKYKLSQNQRLLVELCLMQLASINFDGEKKKLSNS
- a CDS encoding DNA polymerase III subunit gamma/tau; the protein is MEASGKTYVKPTTAYLTEEFNETDMRLHWNKYAERLGQKGLKIMESILLISDPVLNGTTITYELPNEGSKLDFESQMNGLLGYLKGHLHNHDIAIDIIVNEEIQTIRAFNDQDRYNRFLEINPNIELLRSTFGLDFT
- a CDS encoding NAD(P)H-dependent oxidoreductase → MKKILIINGHPNPESFNFGIAESYKSGAIASGAQIETITIADLKFNPNLQFGYQKRTELEPDLLESWEKIKRADHLVWIHPVWWGGLPAITKGFIDRLFLPGKAFQYRENSVWWDKLLKGKTAHIITTLDQPGWYYRLFFGRPSVNQLKKSTLEFCGVKPVKVSYIGIIKGSNDSQRKKWLEKVYTFGLQHK
- a CDS encoding Crp/Fnr family transcriptional regulator, with the translated sequence MKSIFQSIQNFSNEELDLLDDLITFRTLKKGELLLSENQVCNEIVFIKKGILRSFFFNHKGDEITNCFAFENEFMASFASFITEEKAEENIQALADTELQILNRKALEKLYQSGFNWQETGRKLTELEFVNLHKRMVSFQKLSGAERYQELYKNHQNYLQLIPLQYLASYLGVTPRHLSRIRKAVL
- a CDS encoding Ppx/GppA phosphatase family protein; translation: MINIRKFAAIDIGSNAMRLLIANVVEQEGKEPQFNKSSLVRVPIRLGQDAFTVGEISPENIDRMVDAMKAFNLLMKVHKIERYMAFATSAMREAYNAKEVVALIKKKADIKIEIIDGKKEAAIIASTDLHHLIKSDETYLFVDVGGGSTEFTLFSSGKMITSRSFKAGTVRLLNNMVHDVVWDEIEKWIKTNTADYEEVTLIGSGGNINKLFKMSGKQQEKPLSYIYINSQYAFLNSLTYEQRIAELGLNSDRADVIIHATRIYLNAMKWSGARQIYVPKIGLSDGIVKAMYYGKI